From a region of the Dermatophagoides farinae isolate YC_2012a chromosome 3, ASM2471394v1, whole genome shotgun sequence genome:
- the LOC124494987 gene encoding LOW QUALITY PROTEIN: uncharacterized protein LOC124494987 (The sequence of the model RefSeq protein was modified relative to this genomic sequence to represent the inferred CDS: deleted 1 base in 1 codon), whose amino-acid sequence MCDLFTLQSSFFASYAYVLYVDFFMETLVAPSTATNQSLVVGGGNGHAGVGVVVVSASSSLSSSSLASSPTSPSSSSSSSSSSSSSSCSAQASPQSSTTVTTSNSVIIDSTVSSLPSSSSSTTAVSTVASLMAPNHHQTSGQIVMIGSSSNIVSGTNITTTTVNGVNIDNNCGNNRIKSPQFAIAPTSSVVHQVINPIDTAKMTATATSNNNNSISPSTTTSSEVLKQNNEMVKTTAIMSQNVQQSAPAKTVATISSFVLPISLSGGCGNDNSTVTLSSSSTTIPTVTRSGSSGGGHHNNHNRIIPASSVMASIQSAANNVSNGFSGNLTAESNSMTSNGGPKTPTNNGNDQQHITIQQMAAAVASTTSTALSATPFLNNNLGSPSSASMTQQQAQKRPMNAFLIFCKRHRSVVRERYPHLENRSITKILGEWWAALKAEEKHDYTDLARQYKEAFMKANPHFKWYKTTEPPRPPPPLSSSSSQTQSLSSVTTHMMPSNQVQNANNNITVNTVLVTNNNNNNTNNTGTTVTNSNPSQQQQQQQQSTTATLASEISGSSLPIANSTVQSSSMPTSTNNNNVIVVGNVAISPTLSSTTLDVTSQSSNTVGGGGGGVTVGNNSLTTTTTTTSCTTPKPPKKRYLESLESSGDYTKKVTTTPATTANLTGMNGTCSTVVITTNNNNNNNIATNYQSGNGAISQVSNGATGGIGGGHFKVVHPPLLLDTETASRVIEQQLLFNGSKNESGCKTGALSFQSNVSSNSQSKFDNNNFSSVSNNNNTIITSNNSSSELKAAKTMLAIASAASGVGTSALIGGTTTGSTGNESNCSTGSTKSHHSDSGSETASDDEIHHHHHHNVGQNEQSSNNNTTMNTSSLTFYPNSRSATIAMKSIVEKNDNNEDVKPLNLSSSSSSSNTATSNQSSTTTATSNNNNNNNNNTMERTITRSNQQIIDHYIDKFLSSGQICDFKPMPPNLNSINGNSNSNNNNTQSSSLSSSSSTATSTTAGVLNLTTPTSNSLSTTTTTTNQSNSKFLLVAKDFSLRSITGVGSTAANASGSNNLNQMGTKRLHSDNQVLIVNNGSPGKILSTSTTTPTTALLMNSSIVSKIIAKLTSTESLPSKRSRINGTVIGVNEMMAAMAAAAANANANNNNNNHAINQGGFSNQLVTDNGHSKFVTGSFDLEEHIRALPQLDNNHLVNALHLRNQHELTKTTTSSSSLTNNNTTSCSNTNPTLVIVQSSNTNAQNLTTSTSSSSSTLVKTVLYPTTMASTSNGQQQSHSAFVPISTATSSIQPENLKLNLNGQKITSLIGTTKLSQPPISSSSLSSSTATSAVNLTITTQSSTSTNNNASLSRPTTITATNTTSSLSSELNMDALPLRLATAATAGAIPTTVTSASASVSPRMPQSPSVVIKFGTGQTIPVQTLDGNLVSIGYISKAATNAAGNVSSGASTIAQPIIMTTAPLVGHSNNKPMDLSVAICSSSSSSATQQQQSYLTSTNAAAGTTAVITSSSAAAVMAAAAAASSPTPLLLSISPHSSQRISLPQTAAAAAPQPPPITSVTSTLLTSVSSVMSSSLSSTSSSSSVIPPMATSPASSTTSSSSGESANILSTVISSQGSINQCDGLAALAEIALQQANR is encoded by the exons atgtgtgattTATTCACACTACAATCTTCCTTCTTTGCTTCCTACGCGTACGTTTTGTACGTCGATTTTTTTATG GAAACATTAGTTGCACCATCGACGGCCACTAACCAGAGTTTAGTAGtaggtggtggtaatggtcATGCTGGTGTTggagttgttgttgtttcagcatcatcatctttatcatcatcgtctttaGCTTCATCTCCaacatcgccatcatcatcgtcatcgtcgtcgtcgtcatcatcatcatcatcatgttcagCACAAGCatcaccacaatcatcaacaacagtgaCAACATCGAATTCGGTGATTATTGATTCGACGGTGTCGTCGTtgccgtcatcatcatcatcaacaacagctgTTTCGACAGTAGCTTCATTGATGGcaccaaatcatcatcaaacttcAGGTCAAATCGTTAtgattggatcatcatcgaatattgTTTCTGGAACTAATATAACTACAACCACTGTTAATGGTGttaatattgataataactGTGGcaataatcgaataaaatcGCCACAATTTGCAATTGCTCCAACATCATCTGTTGTTCATCAAGTGATCAATCCGATTGATACAGCAAAGATGACGGCTACTGCTacatctaataataataacagtaTTTCTCCATCTACGACCACCAGTTCAGAAGTATTGAAACAGAATAATGAAATGGTCAAGACAACGGCCATTATGAGTCAAAATGTGCAACAATCGGCTCCAGCCAAAACGGTGGccacaatatcatcattcgtaTTGCCCATTTCATTGAGTGGAGGTTGTGGCAATGATAATTCGACCGtaacattgtcatcatcatcgacaacgatTCCGACCGTTACACGATCTGGATCAAGTGGTGGCGGACATCATAATAACCATAATCGTATAATTCCAGCATCATCCGTTATGGCCTCCATTCAATCTGCTGCTAATAACG TATCAAACGGTTTTAGTGGGAATCTTACTGCTGAAAGCAATAGTATGACTAGCAATGGTGGTCCAAAAACACCAACAAATAATGGAAACGATCAACAACATATAACTATACAGCAAATGGCTGCCGCAGTCGCATCGACAACATCAACAGCATTATCTGCAACaccatttttgaataataatttaggTTCACCATCTTCAGCGTCAATGACACAGCAACAAGCACAAAAACGTCCAATGAAtgcatttttaattttttgtaaaCGACATAGAAGTGTCGTACGCGAACGTTATCCACATCTAGAGAATCGTTCGATAACAAAAATCTTGGGCGAATGGTGGGCAGCATTGAAAGCTGAAGAGAAACATGATTATACGGATTTAGCTCGGCAATATAAAGAAGCTTTTATGAAGGCTAATCCACATTTCAAATGGTATAAGACAACAGAACCACCtagaccaccaccaccactatcatcatcatcatcccaaacacaatcattatcatcggtGACGACTCACATGATGCCTTCCAATCAAGTACAAaatgccaataataatattacgGTTAATACGGTCCTAGtgactaataataataacaacaacacaaacaatACGGGTACTACAGTAACGAATAGCAATCCAtctcagcaacaacaacaacaacaacagtcaacaacagcaacattgGCTTCGGAAATTTCCGGTTCATCTTTACCGATAGCTAATTCAACGGTGCAATCCTCATCTATGCCAACATCTacgaacaataataatgttattgttgttggaaatGTGGCCATATCGCCaactttatcatcaacaacccTAGATGTCACATCGCAATCTTCAAACactgttggtggtggtggtggtggtgttacTGTTGGCAATAACTCAttaacgacgacaacaacaacaacaagttgtACAACACCAAAACCACCGAAAAAACGTTATCTCGAGTCATTAGAATCAAGTGGAGATTATACTAAAA aagtaacaacaacaccgGCGACAACAGCTAATCTCACTGGAATGAATGGAACATGTTCAACAGTGGTgatcaccaccaacaacaacaacaacaacaacattgcaACTAATTATCAATCGGGCAATGGTGCAATTTCCCAAGTATCAAACGGTGCTACTGGTGgcattggtggtggtcattTCAAAGTGGTTCATCCTCCTTTGTTATTGGATACGGAAACAGCATCAAGAGtaattgaacaacaattattgtttaatggatcaaaaaatgaatcaggTTGTAAAACTGGTGCATTGTCATTTCAATCGAACGTATCGTCAAACAGCCAGTctaaatttgataataataacttcTCTTCCgtttcgaataataataatacaatcaTCACATCTAATAATAGTTCATCAGAATTGAAGGCAGCAAAAACAATGTTAGCAATAGCATCGGCTGCATCCGGTGTCGGCACATCTGCATTGATTGGGGGTACTACAACTGGTAGTACAggcaatgaatcaaattgtaGTACTGGAAGTACTAAAAGTCATCATAGTGATTCCGGTTCAGAAACAGCTTcggatgatgaaattcatcatcatcatcatcataatgttggccaaaatgaacaatcatCGAACAATAATACTACTATGAATACTTCATCTTTGACTTTCTATCCAAACAGCAGGTCGGCAACGATAgcaatgaaatcaattgttgaaaagaatgataataatgaagatgtTAAACCATTAAATctaagttcatcatcatcatcatcaaataccgCCACCAGTAATCAgtcttcaacaacaacagcaacatcaaacaataataataataataataataatactatGGAACGAACTATAACTCgttcaaatcaacaaatcattgatcattatattgataaatttttaagTTCTGGTCAAATTTGTG ATTTTAAACCAATGCCACCAAATCTCAATTCGATTAATGGCAATTCtaattctaataataataatacacaatcatcatcattatcatcatcttcatcaacagcaacatctACTACAGCTGGTGTATTAAATCTGACAACACCgacatcaaattcattatcaacaacaacaacaacaactaatcaatccaattcaaaatttttattggttGCCAAAGATTTTAGTCTACGATCAATCACCGGTGTTGGTAGTACGGCTGCTAATGCTTCTGGTAGTAATAATCTCAATCAAATGGGCACAAAAAGATTACATTCAGATAATCAAGTATTGATCGTAAATAATGGATCTCCGGGAAAAATTCTATCAACTTCAACTACAACACCTACCACAGCATTGTTaatgaattcatcaattgtCAGCAAAATCATCG CAAAATTGACTAGTACGGAATCGTTGCCATCAAAACGCTCAAGAATTAATGGAACTGTAATTGGTgttaatgaaatgatggcTGCTatggctgctgctgctgctaatGCTaatgccaataataataataataatcatgctATTAATCAAGGTGGTTTTAGCAATCAACTGGTCACTGATAATGgtcattcaaaatttgttactggatcatttgatttggaaGAACATATTCGAGCATTACCACAattggataataatcatttggtAAATGCTCTTCATCTTCGTAATCAACATGAATtgaccaaaacaacaacgtcatcatcgtcgttgaCTAACAATAATACCACCAGTTGTTCCAATACGAATCCAACATTGGTGATTGTTCAATCGAGTAATACAAATGCTCAAAATTTAACTACTTCgacatcatcttcatcatcgacattggTCAAAACTGTTCTTTATCCAACGACGATGGCCTCTACGAgcaatggacaacaacaatcacattCCGCATTTGTACCTATATCGACAGCAACATCTTCAATACAACCGGAAAATCTTAAATTAAATCTTAATGGCCAAAAAATAACCTCACTAATTGGCACTACCAAATTATCTCAGCcaccaatatcatcatcatcattgtcatcgtcaACAGCAACATCAGCAGTTAATCTTACCATTACGACACAATCATCcacatcaacaaacaataatgcATCATTATCACGACCGACAACTATCACCGCCACGAATACTACTTCATCGTTGTCTTCCGAATTGAATATGGATGCATTGCCTTTACGTTTGGCTACAGCGGCTACTGCCGGTGCTATACCGACTACTGTTACATCAGCTTCAGCATCGGTATCGCCAAGAATGCCACAAAGCCCTTCTGTTGTTATCAAATTCGGTACCGGTCAAACGATTCCGGTACAAACATTGGATGGCAATCTAGTTTCAATTGGTTATATAAGTAAGGCGGCCACCAATGCTGCTGGAAATGTCTCGTCTGGAGCTTCAACCATAGCTCAACCAATTATAATGACAACGGCTCCATTGGTTGgccattcaaataataaaccGATGGATCTAAGTGTTGCgatatgttcatcatcatcatcatcagctacacagcaacaacaatcatatcTTACATCAACGAATGCTGCCGCTGGAACCACTGCAGtgataacatcatcatcagctgcAGCGGTAatggctgctgctgcagctGCATCATCGCCAacaccattgttgttgtcaatttcCCCTCATTCATCTCAAAGGATCTCGTTGCCACAAACAGCAGCCGCAGCAgcaccacaaccaccaccaataacATCTGTAACAAGCACTCTATTGACATCTGTATCATCCGTTAtgtcatcatctttatcatccacatcatcgtcgtcatcagtGATACCACCAATGGCAACATCACCAGCTTCTTCgactacatcatcatcatctggtgAATCGGCAAATATTCTATCCACAGTAATCTCATCACAAGGTTCGATCAACCAATGTGATGGTCTTGCTGCATTAGCTGAAATTGCTCTTCAGCAGGCTAATCGctaa
- the LOC124494991 gene encoding uncharacterized protein LOC124494991: MIRFMMTLQYSMVILMITIIILSLSITQCHRMERSSNALKFISRSSDIDDNDPFRLDRNIAIACTNRYNCEKTCIRAKLAKQTTKASLIDSLTHSIGESTMTDAHKLGIQFGRHKSCDKCSLIYSNCLDDWYRIARRQLSDYRNQDGSLPAMMMIMANEENQRNSILSSSSSSSSNKSSNRL, translated from the coding sequence ATGATCCGTTTCATGATGACTTTACAATATTCAATggtaatattgatgattaccataataattttatcgtTATCAATCACTCAATGTCATCGAATGGAACGATCATCGAATGCATTGAAATTTATATCGCGTTCATccgatattgatgataatgatccatTTCGATTGGATCGAAACATTGCCATTGCTTGTACGAATCGTtataattgtgaaaaaacCTGTATACGTGCTAAATTAgctaaacaaacaacaaaagcatcattaatcgattcattaaCCCATAGTATTGGTGAATCAACAATGACCGATGCACATAAACTTGGTATACAATTTGGTCGACATAAATCATGCGATAAATGTTCATTAATTTATTCGAATTGTCTGGATGATTGGTATCGTATTGCACGGCGACAATTATCTGATTATCGTAACCAAGATGGATCATTACctgcgatgatgatgattatggctAACGAAGAGAATCAACGGAATTcaatcttatcatcatcatcatcatcatcatcgaataaatcatcaaatcgtttataa